AATAAGTGATAATAATATTTGAGGCCATCCTATATAATTGGAAAAAATCCGATTTTACCAATTGTTTTAAAATGTAAATTTGAACTTTTATCTCACTGTTGTTAAAACGCCATTCGCACTCCTTCAAATACAGCTCAAAATGCTCTTTGGGAATGCCGTTAAACTTACGCAAATGCCGTTTTGCCTGACTCCAAAAGTTCTCAATTCCGTTAATGTGATTGTGCTTTTTGGCAACATGTGTGCTGTGGTTAATGCGGAAATGATTGAACTCACTCACGTCCAACACGTCATAGCCTTTATGGCAATCCGTGTAAACAATGCTGTCAGGCTTAACCTGTTCGCAGATAATGGGCAGTAATGTTGCTGCCTCGTATTAGGTACGGCAACGGTGTAAACCTTGCCATTGTGCTTTAACAGCCGAATACTGCAGTTTTGCCAGCAGCTCCGCGACCGCGTTTGCCTTTGTAGTGTCCGCCGAAATAGCTCTCATCTGCTTCTACTTCGCCGTCAAACATTTCTAAGTGGCGGCTGTTTTGGTAAATAAGCAGGCGTAAACGGTGGAAGTAATAGGCTGCGGTGTTTTTGTTGACGTTCGCCAATTGGGCAGCCGTGCGGGCGGTTACACCTGCAACGAAAAGTTCAATTAGTTTGTTTTGCTTGTACTGGCTTAGACGACTTTTTCTCATGGGGGAAATTCTAAATTATGTGGAATTTCCTGAGTTATCTAGGACAGTCCCTTAAATTATCATAAACGTAGGTAATACAATTATTTTCAATTAAATTAGGGGCTGTACTAGATAAGCCCTAAATTTCACACCACCGACGCAGCACTTTAAGCTGCTCGGACGGTGTACCAAAGTTAAAACGAAACTCACATTCTTTCAAGAAAAGAGGGAAAGATTTACGGTCAATTCCGTTATATTTTCGCAGAACCCGTTTTGCCTGATTCCAAAAATTCTCAATGCCGTTGATATGGTTTTGTCTGTCGGCAAACAGCTTGCTGTGGTTGATGCGGTGGTGGGTAAAATGTAGAAACCCCTAGCGTTGTTTACAGTATTTCAAGGAAAATACCGTAAATGAACATCCACAAAAACACCCGCCTCGTCCCACACGACCGCCAAGCCATCTGGCTCGCCTACACACAGAACAAAGAAAGCGTTACTTCATTAGCACAACGCTTTATGGTCAGCCGTACCACCATCTATCGTGTGCTCAAAGCCGCACGAGTCCAATTACTTGTGCCGCAGAACAGCACCAACAATCGCTTCAAGCAGGCCTATTACGGAATGCGCCGTTTAGCCAAAGTGGAACGCGCCATCCAAGAGAGGCTTAAAAAACAAGCCAAACGCTACAACAAGTCTTATCCCGGCGAGATGGTTCATGTAGACACCAAACGCCTGCCGTTGCTCAAAGGGCAGAGAGTTAGCGACAAACGCGATTACCTGTTTGTTGCCATTGATGACTTCTCACGAGAGCTATACGCGGCTATCTTGCCCGACAAAACGGCAAACAGTGCCGCCGTGTTTCTTAATGAACACGTTATCAAACCCTGTCCGTATCTAATTGAATGCATCTATTCGGACAACGGCAGCGAGTACAAAGGTGCAGCCAATCATGCGTTTGGCGTTGCCTGTTTTGAGAACGGCATCAATCAGAAGTTTACCCGTCCTGCCCGTCCGCAGACCAACGGCAAAGCCGAAAGGGTAATACGGACGATTATGGAGATGTGGCACGACAAACAGCAGTTTGACAGCCCTAGTCATCGGCAGAAAGAGCTGTGCCGCTTTGTGAATTTCTACAATACCGTGAAGCCGCACAGCAGCCTGAAAGGGGATACGCCTTTTGAGGTGTTGCAGGCTTATTTTTCCCAACCTGTTGTGTAAACAACGCTGTTGATTTCTACAGGTAAAACCACTTACATCCAACACGTCATAGCTGCTTAAACAATCGGTATAAACAATGCTGTCAGGCATGATTTTTCTTGTGATAACAGGAAGTAAGGTTTCTATTTTGGCATTCTTAACAACCACGGTATAAACCTTCCCACCCCGTTTAAGAATACCAAATACCGCCACTTTTCCCGCTGCTCCGCGCCCCCGTTTGCCTTTACGATGCCCACCGAAATAGCTTTCATCTAATTCGACAGCGCCATCAAAAACAGCGTCAGCTTCCAATGAAAGATAGTAGCTGATGACTTCACGAATTTTGCGGTAAAACAGTGCTGCTGAATTGGGGTGGATGCCCAATAAATCGGCAGCAGAACGGGCGGTAACTTCGAGTACAAAAAATTGAAGGAGTTTTTTTTGGATACTCTTTTTTAGTTTACAATGGGTTATCTTCATTTTTGCAGTCTATCATGACTGCTTATCTAGTACAGCCCCTTAAATTATACTGACCTTTCCCATAGCCATATTTTTCGGGATGTTCTCCCATTTCTACAATAGCACGATACTGTTCTTCTGAAATTATTACCATCCTAGTAGAATGCACCTCCCCAGAATCTCCACTATGATAATTTAAACTATCTTCTTCTGTAACACCATTAGGTGTATGACCATATGAGGTAGCTACGCCATTTGAATTTTTAACTGTTAACCAAGCATGCCCGAAAACTGATCTCCCTATTGAGCGATCACGATTATTTGATAACGCTTCAGCTGTATGAATTTCAAGAGTATAAGTTCCCACAATCTAAATCCTTTATTTACGCGGCCTAGTTTCAAAAAAAGTTAAATATACAGGTAGTTCATAAACTCTGTCAAGTCATTTATATTTTGTATCTCTATTTTTACTTGCTCTCCTTTATTATATCTTTTTGTTTTTATATCATACACCAAATAAGGATTACGGATATATTTTGCCTCTATCGGTTGAACGATAGAATAATCAATAATGTTTTGATATTTTTTATTTAAAATAGTATATCTAACCTTAAATTTATCTTTAAATTCATTGCTATGAAGAATTTCTGTAATTCTCCAATCTGGAAAATTAGTTTTTTAGCCAAATCCACTCCTTCATATCGAATATTAATGCCAATGCAATATAATCCATCATGCGGAATAACCAATTCCATAGAACATTTTTGATCTTTTTTTTAAGATACATGATGCAGATTGAATTGGATCCGAATTAACTTTTTTAATTAATGATTCATATAATAATATATAATAAAAAACTATTATTAAAATAATTAATATAATAATTAGACCAAACCATGTAAAAATTTTTTTTAATGACATCTCTGTTAAATTTCTATCCAGTTGATATTTTATTTGGGACTGTACTAGATAAGCCTTAAATCCCACACCACCGACGCAGCACTTTAAAAGCTGCTCAGACGGTGTACCAAAGTTAAAACAAAATTCGTATTCTTTCAAGAAAAACGGGAAACATTTACGGTCGATGTAGAAATCCCTAGCGTTGCTTACAGTATTTCAAGGACAATACCGTAAATGAACATCCACAAAAACACCCGCCTCGTCCCACATGACCGCCAAAAGTAGCGCAAAATTCCTGAGTGAACACGTTATCAAACTCTGCCCGTATCTGATTGAATGCATCTATTCGGACAACGGCAGCGAGTACAAAGGCTCGGCCAATCATGCGTTTGGCGTTGCCTGTTTTGAGAACGGTATCAATCAGAAATTTACCCGCCCTGCCCATCCGCAAACCAACGGCAAAGCCGAAAGGGTAATACGGACGATTATGGAGATGTGGCACGACAAACAGCATTTTGACAGCCCCGAACACGGTCAGAAAGAGCTGTACCACTTTGTTAATTTCTACATTCAGACAGCCTACAAACCAATCCGATGACAGACACCAAGAAGCAGCCATGAACGCAAAAGACACCCGCCAACTGATTGAAGTCGTTGCCGGCATCGTCTCGAACGATGCCGGCGAATATCTCCTCTCCTCCCGTCCCGAGGGAAAACCCTACGCGGGCTACTGGGAGTTTGCCGGCGGCAAGAGCGAGGCGGGCGAAACCCCGTTTGCCGCCCTGCAGCGCGAGTTTGCCGAAGAGCTGGACATCCGCATCTGCCACGCCCTGCCCTGGCTGGTGAAAACCCATTCTTACGAACACGCCCGTGTGCGCCTGCGCTTTTTCCGCGTACCCGCAGACGGCTGGACGGGCAGCATACAGGCTAGGGAAGGCCAGCAATGGGCATGGCAGAAGGCAGGAGCATTTACCGTTTCCCCCATGCTGCCTGCCAACGGCGCACTACTCAAAGCCCTGTCCGTCCCCACGGAGCTTGAAGGCCGTCTGAAAGACGGCTTTCGCGGCGCAAATGGCGCAGGCATATACCGCGTCATACCGCTCGCCCGCGCCGGTGCAGACGACAAAAATCTGCTGCTCACGGCAGACGAATACCGCGCCCGCAGCAGCATCCTGCCTGCCGCCGACAGCCTGTGGCTGGCCGTGGATACCGCGCAAGAGTTCGCCCGCGTACAGGATGCCGCCGATGTCGCCGTTTGGCGTGTTACCGATACCGCCGCCGCGCACAGCGTGCTGGATGTATTGCAAAATGGTGTCTCCGTCCCGCTGGTTGTTTCCGCCACGCCCGCCCTTGCCGCGCAATTCCGCACAGCCTGGCTCGAAGCCGGAGCGCAGGCGGTGGCGGAAGGCGAAAGCGGGTTGGAAAACTGAAAACACGCCTGCCCTGCCCAAACCGAAACCTTTACAAGACCCTTCCCGCCTTCATTCCCGTGTAGGCGGGAATTTTCTTTGATGTTATGAATACTTTGTAAAAACAATATATTGACTCAAGAAAAAGAAGATTTCAGCCTGTACAGGAGTAACGGATTGAGGGCGGATTCGAGGTTTGGCAAAGGTTCCAAGCTGTTTTCAGACGGCCTCCGTTTCCTTATCCGCCTGCGCAGCCGCCGCACAAAAAAATACAGGCGCAGCCAAAGGCGCGCCTGCTTAATACGGCAAAGGCCGTCTGAAACCTTAGTTTTTCAAGGCCTGCACCGGCGCGGGAATGCGTCCGCCGCGTTTGACGAAGACTTCACACGAGCCGTCTTTCACCGGCATGATGGGCGCGTAGCCGAGCAATCCGCCAAATTCGACGCTTTCGCCCACGTCTTTGCCGGGTACGGGAATGATGCGCACGGCGGTGGTTTTGCTGTTGATCATGCCGATGGCCGCTTCGTCGGCGATGATGCCGCTGATGGCGGCGGCGGAGGTGTGGCCGGGTACGGCAACCATGTCGAGGCCGACGGAGCAGACGGCGGTCATGGCTTCGAGTTTGTCCAGCGTGAGCACGCCCGATTCTGCGGCGGCAATCATGCCTTCGTCTTCGGATACGGGGATGAATGCGCCGGAGAGGCCGCCCACCGCGCTGCTGGCCATCATGCCGCCTTTTTTCACTGCGTCGTTTAAGAGTGCGAGTGCGGCTGTGGTGCCGTGTGTGCCGCATACGCTCAAGCCCATCGCTTCCAAAATGCGGGCAACCGAATCGCCGACGGCGGGTGTGGGTGCGAGCGACAAGTCTAAGATGCCGAAGGGAATGCCCAGCCGTTTGGCTGCTTCCTGGCCGATGAGTTCGCCGACACGGGTGATTTTAAACGCGGTTTTTTTCACGGTTTCGGCGATGGCGGTCAAATCTGCGTCGGCCGGGCAGTTTTCCAAAGCAGCCTGCACCACGCCCGGGCCGGATACGCCGACATTGAGCATCACATCGCCTTCGCCCGCGCCGTGGAACGCGCCGGCCATAAACGGGTTGTCGTCCACTGCGTTGCAAAACACGACGATTTTGGCGCAGCCGAAGCCTTCGGGCGTGGTGTCGGCGGTGTGCTTGATGGTTTCGCCCATCAGCCGCACCGCGTCCATATTGATGCCGGCACGGGTGCTGCCGATGGCTACCGAGCTGCACACGATGTCGGTGGTGCGCATCGCTTCGGGTATCGAGCGGATCAGAGTTTGCGCCGAGGGAGAGATGCCTTTTTGCACCAGCGCGGAAAAGCCGCCGATAAACGACACGCCGATGGCTTTGGCGGCTTTGTCGAGTGTTTGGGCGATGGAAACATAGCTGTCTGCGCCTGTGGCTGCGGCGATTTGGGCAATCGGCGTTACCGAGATGCGCTGGTTGACAATCGGCACGCCGTATTTGGCCGACAAAAATTGCGCGGTGGATACCAAGTCTTTGCCGACGCGGGTGATTTTGTTGAAGATATTTTGGTTGAGCGTGTCGAGATCGGGTGAGATGCAGTCGTGCAGGTCGATGCCGATGG
The sequence above is drawn from the Kingella potus genome and encodes:
- a CDS encoding PFL family protein; this encodes MPQFQSAEILETVRMVADQNFDVRTLTIGIDLHDCISPDLDTLNQNIFNKITRVGKDLVSTAQFLSAKYGVPIVNQRISVTPIAQIAAATGADSYVSIAQTLDKAAKAIGVSFIGGFSALVQKGISPSAQTLIRSIPEAMRTTDIVCSSVAIGSTRAGINMDAVRLMGETIKHTADTTPEGFGCAKIVVFCNAVDDNPFMAGAFHGAGEGDVMLNVGVSGPGVVQAALENCPADADLTAIAETVKKTAFKITRVGELIGQEAAKRLGIPFGILDLSLAPTPAVGDSVARILEAMGLSVCGTHGTTAALALLNDAVKKGGMMASSAVGGLSGAFIPVSEDEGMIAAAESGVLTLDKLEAMTAVCSVGLDMVAVPGHTSAAAISGIIADEAAIGMINSKTTAVRIIPVPGKDVGESVEFGGLLGYAPIMPVKDGSCEVFVKRGGRIPAPVQALKN
- a CDS encoding NUDIX domain-containing protein, which produces MNAKDTRQLIEVVAGIVSNDAGEYLLSSRPEGKPYAGYWEFAGGKSEAGETPFAALQREFAEELDIRICHALPWLVKTHSYEHARVRLRFFRVPADGWTGSIQAREGQQWAWQKAGAFTVSPMLPANGALLKALSVPTELEGRLKDGFRGANGAGIYRVIPLARAGADDKNLLLTADEYRARSSILPAADSLWLAVDTAQEFARVQDAADVAVWRVTDTAAAHSVLDVLQNGVSVPLVVSATPALAAQFRTAWLEAGAQAVAEGESGLEN
- a CDS encoding integrase core domain-containing protein; the protein is MNIHKNTRLVPHDRQAIWLAYTQNKESVTSLAQRFMVSRTTIYRVLKAARVQLLVPQNSTNNRFKQAYYGMRRLAKVERAIQERLKKQAKRYNKSYPGEMVHVDTKRLPLLKGQRVSDKRDYLFVAIDDFSRELYAAILPDKTANSAAVFLNEHVIKPCPYLIECIYSDNGSEYKGAANHAFGVACFENGINQKFTRPARPQTNGKAERVIRTIMEMWHDKQQFDSPSHRQKELCRFVNFYNTVKPHSSLKGDTPFEVLQAYFSQPVV